The proteins below come from a single Triplophysa rosa linkage group LG12, Trosa_1v2, whole genome shotgun sequence genomic window:
- the LOC130563024 gene encoding translation initiation factor IF-2-like, translated as MSETSPLTCRLSKQAMLRIRREVRTLLKSLKRKVTMHQIGVKQAKEGRLIPKVVLRRCREEAKKGIPRLLDQLEKDSNQKTQFMLYGYLTAFFASIYGHRCGVFQNLTIQEVEQATRSSSTSAFLINVALHKTNQAFGPAQLSLTCEEYGWFRHLLRLRDGLVGGPSARYFFYTSTPNPCKNLNNYFQGAWVSMGLPGKPTFTDIRTSIATHAKNSHGTDSRQKVAQFMCHDTSTADKFYAVNLNARQAVEHRRLFEEALEGVEASPTRADDTLAARKRPIKRKGKMSGLERSKKQRAESPCFSLTPGSTSSEEAETVPYQESGVSALESEESLAEFPSALAQSSPASSCPGPTSPESESPAEAASPEPASSESASSDAEPATPEPSFSEPTAAPEPSLSEPTAVPEPSFSDSTAVPEPSSSELTATPVPSFSEPTAAPEPSFSEPTAVPERSFSDSTAVPEPSSSELTATPEPSFSATPVRKLNASKQAKLRLGVRTSALKRRRAVVFLSPLKIPPSLRKRLLNPRKSPHRVSKSYRLSGLANANLTRKVVKATLEGRKGK; from the exons ATGTCGGAAACCTCTCCGCTGACCTGCCGCCTGTCAAAGCAGGCCATGCTCAGGATCCGGCGGGAGGTACGGACCCTGCTGAAGTCCCTCAAGAGGAAGGTCACAATGCACCAAATTGGGGTGAAGCAGGCCAAGGAAGGCCGGCTCATTCCCAAAGTGGTGCTCCGTCGCTGCCGGGAGGAGGCCAAGAAGGGAATCCCGCGGCTCCTCG ATCAACTGGAGAAAGACAGCAACCAGAAAACGCAGTTCATGCTTTACGGCTACCTGACGGCCTTCTTCGCCTCAATCTACGGCCACCGTTGTGGGGTGTTTCAAAACCTAACTATCCAGGAGGTGGAGCAGGCCACCAGGTCATCCAGCACCAGCGCCTTCCTCATCAAC GTTGCGctgcacaagacaaaccagGCGTTCGGCCCGGCCCAGCTGTCGCTGACGTGCGAGGAGTACGGGTGGTTCCGGCACCTTCTCCGGCTGCGGGACGGACTGGTGGGTGGGCCGAGCGCCCGGTACTTCTTCTATACATCGACACCCAATCCCTGCAAAAACCTAAACAATTATTTTCAGGGGGCTTGGGTGTCGATGGGACTGCCGGGGAAGCCGACCTTCACTGACATACGGACTTCCATTGCCACCCAC GCAAAAAACAGCCATGGCACAGACAGCCGGCAGAAAGTGGCACAGTTCATGTGCCACGATACTTCCACGGCCGACAAGTTCTACGCCGTGAACCTAAACGCGAGGCAGGCCGTGGAACACCGCCGTTTGTTTGAGGAGGCGTTGGAGGGTGTCGAGGCCTCGCCGACCAGGGCAGACGACACGTTGGCGGCACGAAAAAGGCCCATTAAGCGCAAGGGCAAAATGAGTGGTTTAGAGAGGTCTAAAAAGCAGAGGGCTGAATCGCCCTGCTTCTCCCTGACTCCTGGCAGCACGAGCTCGGAGGAAGCCGAAACGGTGCCATATCAGGAGTCTGGGGTGTCGGCACTGGAGTCCGAAGAG AGCTTGGCAGAGTTCCCCAGCGCCCTAGCTCAGTCATCCCCCGCGTCGTCTTGCCCTGGTCCGACGTCACCAGAGTCTGAGTCGCCGGCGGAGGCAGCATCACCGGAGCCGGCTTCCTCAGAGTCAGCCAGCTCTGACGCGGAGCCGGCCACCCCTGAGCCATCTTTCTCGGAGCCGACCGCCGCCCCTGAGCCATCATTGTCAGAGCCGACCGCCGTACCAGAGCCGTCATTCTCAGATTCGACCGCCGTCCCAGAGCCGTCTTCCTCCGAGCTGACCGCCACCCCAGTGCCATCTTTCTCAGAGCCGACCGCCGCCCCTGAGCCATCATTCTCAGAGCCGACCGCCGTACCAGAGCGGTCATTCTCAGATTCGACCGCCGTCCCAGAGCCGTCTTCCTCCGAGCTGACCGCCACCCCAGAGCCATCTTTCTCAGCGACGCCTGTCAGAAAACTGAACGCCTCCAAGCAGGCAAAACTGAGGTTGGGTGTCAGGACCTCTGCGTTGAAAAGGCGGAGAGCAGTGGTGTTCCTGTCACCGTTGAAGATACCGCCCAGTTTGCGCAAGAGACTTCTGAACCCAAGGAAATCCCCTCATAGGGTTTCCAAATCCTACAGACTCTCTGGACTGGCTAACGCCAACCTGACCAGAAAAGTGGTCAAGGCAACTCTGGAGGGGAGAAAGGGTAAATAG